A single Desulfovibrio piger DNA region contains:
- the qmoC gene encoding quinone-interacting membrane-bound oxidoreductase complex subunit QmoC, whose amino-acid sequence MAQNILKPDSTFTRELMEAGGESLKKCYQCATCSVACPMAPENAPYPRKEMVWASWGLKEKLATDVDLWLCHNCGNCADLCPRGARPADVMGAARNMVYRDLTEPTIVGKWMSKPSGLPFLFAIPALLWLFIWWIRAGFNDGNWFPRAADGRIVFGQVFYGDYTIDPIFMITFFGACFILYKGVRKLWGMFKPEGRLTVLGKTKAWYWHLLDVLIDEVVTHRKFDDCEAGPKTGTYVPNRKAGHMILVYSFVILAFVTAVVALGHWGGKIIPLIKIETPMPLLYPVKILANLGAIMLVCGLAMLTARRLKLNPKHQGSSWYDWYLLGIIWLVAVTGILSQVFRLADAIHPAFVVYYLHLVFVWMLFAYLPWSKLGHFVYRTAALLFVRMYGRGY is encoded by the coding sequence ATGGCACAGAATATTCTCAAGCCGGATTCCACCTTTACGCGGGAGCTGATGGAAGCGGGCGGCGAAAGCCTGAAAAAATGCTATCAGTGCGCCACCTGCTCCGTGGCCTGCCCCATGGCTCCGGAAAACGCTCCCTACCCCCGCAAGGAAATGGTGTGGGCGTCCTGGGGCCTCAAGGAAAAGCTGGCCACCGACGTGGACCTGTGGCTCTGCCACAACTGCGGCAACTGCGCGGACCTCTGCCCCCGCGGCGCCCGTCCCGCCGACGTCATGGGCGCCGCCCGCAACATGGTCTACCGCGATCTGACCGAGCCCACCATCGTGGGCAAGTGGATGAGCAAGCCCTCCGGCCTGCCCTTCCTCTTCGCCATCCCGGCCCTGCTGTGGCTCTTCATCTGGTGGATCCGCGCCGGCTTCAATGACGGCAACTGGTTCCCCCGCGCCGCCGACGGCCGCATCGTGTTCGGTCAGGTGTTCTATGGTGACTACACCATCGACCCCATCTTCATGATCACCTTCTTCGGGGCCTGCTTCATCCTCTACAAGGGCGTGCGCAAGCTCTGGGGCATGTTCAAGCCTGAAGGCCGCCTGACCGTGCTTGGCAAGACCAAGGCCTGGTACTGGCACCTGCTGGACGTGCTCATCGACGAAGTGGTCACCCACCGCAAGTTCGACGACTGCGAAGCTGGTCCCAAGACCGGTACCTATGTGCCCAACCGCAAGGCCGGCCACATGATCCTGGTCTACAGCTTCGTCATCCTGGCCTTCGTGACGGCTGTGGTGGCCCTGGGCCACTGGGGCGGCAAGATCATCCCGCTCATCAAGATCGAGACCCCCATGCCGCTGCTGTACCCTGTGAAGATCCTGGCCAACCTCGGCGCCATCATGCTGGTCTGCGGCCTGGCCATGCTCACCGCCCGCCGCCTGAAGCTGAACCCCAAGCATCAGGGTTCGAGCTGGTATGACTGGTACCTGCTGGGCATCATCTGGCTGGTGGCCGTGACGGGCATCCTGTCCCAGGTCTTCCGCCTGGCCGATGCCATCCACCCCGCCTTTGTGGTGTACTACCTGCATCTGGTCTTTGTGTGGATGCTCTTCGCCTACCTGCCGTGGTCCAAGCTCGGTCACTTCGTGTACCGTACCGCGGCCCTGCTGTTCGTCCGCATGTACGGGCGCGGCTACTAG
- a CDS encoding FAD-dependent oxidoreductase, producing MASKIGVYFDVQNIGGGLDVEALAEQVRGKWSDLAPVVKVLPMLSAAEDEVRADIEASGLDGVLFCGASPRDEATPWQLPVQVEHVNLREQCVLAYKNPDGSAVSGAAPALLTQMATDYVNMGVVKLQKSNVPDSAAIEGIKRILVIGGGWTGLTAAQEAARTGYEVILVEKADKLGGAVNNMPVGSPLQAPWEDRQPTNLADKIAAVTGDSSITVLLNAHMAKLEGQPGEFKATVATADGEQTFDIGSVVLATGWVPLAEKYLESMGLGVNPKVVHAAQFAKMLGEGKVDARRIAFVLDTTIAEEALQKAADEAAAAEAEAPAAEAPAEEEEKGFVKENLESIKHLRYSNAVNSVGMLRMANIICDKTNDAVQAFVLYKDMTIPGILERFYKKMQDRLGLMMTKADVTDIRDAGNHMVVSCKNTLLGMDFDLDVDLVVLPTGVVPTTAKDVVVEFDYRQGPDFPDLQLFDGFADSNYICFPYETRRTGVYAAGCVRQPQTLDACEEDARGAVLKAIQCVEAASHGVAVHPRSGDNSYPVFNFVRCTQCKRCTEECPFGALDDDEKGTPKPNPARCRRCGTCFGACPERVISFANYNIDQIGSMIREVVVPKDFKKEGPRILILACENDAYPALDMAGMRRKAWSPYCRIIPVRCLGSVNAIWVSDAMSKGFDGVLLLGCKYGEDYQCHFIKGSEICNRRKENIAETLNRLGVQPERVDQLEVAIDEYDKVPDMIDEFVARIVELGPNPFKGM from the coding sequence ATGGCCAGCAAGATCGGCGTCTATTTTGACGTACAGAACATCGGCGGCGGCCTGGATGTGGAAGCCCTGGCCGAACAGGTCCGCGGCAAATGGAGCGACCTTGCCCCCGTGGTGAAGGTGCTGCCCATGCTGAGCGCGGCCGAAGACGAAGTGCGTGCCGACATCGAGGCCAGCGGCCTTGACGGCGTGCTCTTCTGCGGCGCCAGCCCCCGCGACGAAGCCACCCCCTGGCAGCTGCCCGTGCAGGTGGAACATGTGAACCTGCGCGAACAGTGCGTGCTCGCCTACAAGAACCCCGACGGTTCCGCCGTCAGCGGCGCGGCTCCCGCCCTGCTGACCCAGATGGCCACCGACTATGTGAACATGGGCGTGGTCAAACTGCAGAAGAGCAACGTGCCCGACTCCGCGGCCATCGAAGGCATCAAGCGCATCCTGGTCATCGGTGGCGGCTGGACCGGCCTCACCGCCGCCCAGGAAGCCGCCAGGACCGGCTATGAGGTCATCCTGGTGGAAAAGGCCGACAAGCTCGGCGGCGCGGTCAACAACATGCCCGTGGGCTCGCCCCTGCAGGCTCCCTGGGAAGACCGCCAGCCCACCAACCTGGCCGACAAGATCGCCGCTGTCACCGGCGACAGCAGCATCACCGTGCTGCTCAACGCCCACATGGCCAAACTGGAAGGCCAGCCCGGCGAGTTCAAGGCCACCGTGGCCACCGCCGACGGCGAACAGACCTTCGACATCGGCTCCGTGGTCCTGGCCACCGGCTGGGTGCCGCTGGCTGAAAAGTATCTGGAAAGCATGGGCCTGGGCGTGAACCCCAAGGTCGTCCATGCCGCCCAGTTCGCCAAGATGCTGGGCGAAGGCAAGGTCGACGCCCGCCGCATCGCCTTCGTGCTCGACACCACCATCGCTGAAGAAGCCCTGCAGAAGGCCGCTGACGAAGCCGCCGCCGCCGAGGCCGAAGCCCCCGCCGCCGAAGCTCCCGCCGAGGAGGAGGAAAAGGGCTTCGTCAAGGAGAACCTGGAAAGCATCAAGCACCTGCGTTACTCCAACGCCGTCAACAGCGTGGGCATGCTGCGCATGGCCAACATCATCTGCGACAAGACCAATGACGCCGTGCAGGCCTTCGTGCTGTACAAGGACATGACCATCCCCGGCATCCTGGAACGCTTCTACAAGAAGATGCAGGACCGTCTGGGCCTGATGATGACCAAGGCCGACGTGACCGACATCCGTGACGCCGGCAACCACATGGTGGTCAGCTGCAAGAACACCCTGCTGGGCATGGACTTCGATCTGGACGTGGATCTGGTGGTGCTGCCCACGGGCGTAGTGCCCACGACCGCCAAGGACGTGGTGGTGGAATTCGACTACCGCCAGGGCCCCGACTTCCCGGATCTGCAGCTCTTCGACGGTTTCGCGGACTCCAACTACATCTGCTTCCCCTACGAAACCCGCCGTACCGGTGTCTACGCCGCCGGCTGCGTGCGTCAGCCCCAGACCCTGGACGCCTGTGAAGAAGACGCCCGCGGTGCCGTGCTCAAAGCCATCCAGTGTGTGGAAGCCGCTTCCCACGGTGTGGCCGTGCACCCCCGCTCCGGCGACAATTCCTACCCGGTGTTCAACTTCGTGCGCTGCACCCAGTGCAAGCGCTGCACCGAAGAATGCCCCTTCGGCGCCCTGGACGACGACGAAAAGGGTACGCCCAAACCCAACCCGGCCCGCTGCCGTCGTTGCGGTACCTGCTTCGGCGCCTGCCCCGAGCGCGTGATCTCCTTTGCCAACTACAACATCGACCAGATCGGTTCCATGATCCGCGAAGTTGTGGTGCCCAAGGACTTCAAGAAGGAAGGCCCCCGCATCCTCATCCTGGCCTGCGAAAACGACGCCTACCCCGCCCTGGACATGGCCGGTATGCGCCGCAAGGCCTGGAGCCCGTACTGCCGCATCATCCCCGTGCGCTGCCTTGGCTCCGTCAACGCCATCTGGGTGTCTGACGCCATGAGCAAGGGCTTCGACGGCGTGCTGCTGCTGGGCTGCAAATATGGCGAAGACTACCAGTGCCACTTCATCAAGGGTTCCGAGATCTGCAACCGCCGCAAGGAAAACATCGCCGAGACCCTGAACCGTCTGGGCGTGCAGCCCGAGCGCGTTGACCAGCTCGAAGTGGCCATCGACGAATATGACAAGGTGCCGGACATGATCGACGAATTCGTCGCTCGCATCGTGGAACTCGGCCCCAACCCGTTCAAGGGCATGTAG
- a CDS encoding AEC family transporter, giving the protein MVFLHALQGIFGLLLIVSLGYMLARKGWFSPETQILLPRLVTSVALPPYLFYTIIHSFGRDDLVHLLYGSLFPLLSILLTFAVALLVARIARVERRHLGLFCTSFATSNTVFIGLPVNLALFGESAAPYVLLYFFANTTFFWTIGNYAVSHDNEELRGHDSVLDNVRHVFSPPMLGFLAGAALTLLDFRLPGFLQDVARYLGNLTTPLALIFIGVCLWKMDLRHLRLSRDLVLALLGKMVACPLILAGMLHFVELPELMEKVFIIQSGLPCMMQISILSAYYKTDAEFGALMVSLSTLISAVTIPVAMTLLSL; this is encoded by the coding sequence ATGGTTTTTCTGCATGCCCTTCAGGGGATCTTCGGTTTGCTGCTCATCGTCTCGCTGGGCTACATGCTAGCGCGCAAGGGCTGGTTCTCGCCCGAGACCCAGATCCTGCTGCCCCGGCTGGTCACCTCCGTGGCCCTGCCGCCCTATCTTTTCTATACCATCATCCATTCCTTCGGGCGGGACGATCTCGTCCATCTGCTCTACGGCTCGCTGTTCCCGCTGCTCAGCATCCTGCTGACCTTTGCCGTGGCCCTGCTGGTGGCCAGGATAGCACGCGTGGAGCGGCGGCATCTCGGCCTGTTCTGCACCAGCTTCGCCACCTCCAATACGGTCTTCATCGGCCTGCCGGTCAACCTGGCCCTGTTCGGAGAAAGCGCGGCCCCCTATGTCCTGCTGTATTTCTTTGCCAACACCACCTTTTTCTGGACCATAGGCAACTATGCCGTGAGCCACGACAACGAAGAGCTGCGCGGCCACGACAGCGTGCTGGACAATGTGCGCCATGTCTTTTCGCCGCCCATGCTGGGCTTTCTGGCCGGGGCTGCCCTGACCCTGCTGGATTTCCGCCTGCCGGGCTTCCTGCAGGATGTCGCCCGTTATCTGGGCAACCTCACCACGCCGCTGGCCCTGATCTTCATCGGTGTCTGCCTCTGGAAGATGGACCTGCGCCACCTGCGCCTGTCGCGTGACCTGGTGCTGGCCCTGCTGGGCAAGATGGTGGCCTGCCCCCTGATCCTGGCCGGCATGCTGCACTTTGTGGAGCTGCCCGAACTCATGGAAAAGGTGTTCATCATCCAGTCCGGCCTGCCCTGCATGATGCAGATCTCCATCCTGAGCGCCTATTACAAGACCGATGCCGAATTCGGCGCCCTGATGGTCAGCCTCTCGACCCTGATCTCCGCCGTCACCATCCCTGTGGCCATGACCCTGCTTTCGCTCTAG
- the ilvD gene encoding dihydroxy-acid dehydratase — translation MEENSKKMKSGLEKAPHRSLLYALGLTREEMERPLVGVVNAASEVVPGHLHLGKLAEAVKAGVRMAGGTPLEFPAIAVCDGIAMNHEGMRFSLPSREFIADSIEIMARAHAFDALVFIPNCDKCVPGMLMAMMRLNIPSVLVSGGPMLPGTLAPGKQGDLITLFEGVGRVRNGQMTEEELTQWEERACPGCGSCAGMFTANSMNCLAETIGVALPGNGTIPAVHAARVRLAKQAGMRVMDLVKRNIRPRDIVTRGAVENAIAVDMALGCSTNTTLHLPAIFHEAGLDIDLSVFDDVSRKSPNLCKLSPAGRHYMVDLENAGGIPAVMSELDKLGLIRKDCMTVTGKTVGENLKERNAHILDTDVIHTIDNAYSREGGIAILRGSLAPDGAVVKQSAVAPEMMRREVTARVFESEEDAMRAILDGKIKPGDGVVVRYEGPKGGPGMREMLSPTAAITGMGLGKDVALFTDGRFSGGTNGAAIGHISPEAANGGPIALVRDGDRILVDIPNRKLDLLVDEAELARRRAGLVPPQKECPYPVLRRYASMVSSADSGAMYKKV, via the coding sequence ATGGAAGAGAACAGCAAAAAAATGAAATCCGGCCTGGAAAAGGCCCCTCACCGTTCCCTGCTTTATGCCCTGGGCCTGACCCGCGAGGAAATGGAACGTCCTCTGGTGGGCGTGGTCAACGCCGCCAGTGAAGTGGTGCCCGGCCACCTGCACCTGGGCAAGCTGGCCGAGGCCGTCAAGGCCGGCGTGCGCATGGCCGGCGGCACCCCCCTGGAATTCCCCGCCATCGCCGTGTGCGACGGCATCGCCATGAACCACGAAGGCATGCGCTTCTCCCTGCCCTCGCGCGAGTTCATCGCCGACTCCATCGAGATCATGGCCCGCGCCCATGCCTTCGACGCCCTGGTCTTCATCCCCAACTGCGACAAGTGCGTGCCCGGCATGCTCATGGCCATGATGCGTCTGAACATCCCCTCGGTGCTGGTCTCCGGCGGCCCCATGCTGCCCGGCACCCTGGCCCCCGGCAAGCAGGGCGACCTCATCACCCTGTTCGAGGGCGTGGGCCGCGTGCGCAACGGCCAGATGACCGAAGAAGAACTGACCCAGTGGGAAGAACGCGCCTGCCCCGGCTGCGGTTCCTGTGCGGGCATGTTCACGGCCAACTCCATGAACTGCCTGGCCGAGACCATCGGCGTGGCCCTGCCCGGCAACGGCACCATCCCGGCCGTGCATGCGGCCCGTGTGCGCCTGGCCAAGCAGGCCGGCATGCGCGTCATGGACCTGGTGAAGCGCAACATCCGCCCCCGCGACATCGTGACCCGCGGCGCCGTGGAGAACGCCATCGCCGTGGACATGGCCCTGGGCTGCTCCACCAACACCACCCTGCACCTGCCCGCCATCTTCCATGAAGCCGGTCTGGACATCGACCTGTCCGTCTTCGACGACGTGAGCCGCAAGAGCCCCAACCTCTGCAAGCTCTCGCCCGCCGGCCGCCACTACATGGTGGACCTGGAGAACGCCGGCGGCATCCCGGCCGTCATGAGCGAGCTGGACAAGCTGGGCCTGATCCGCAAGGACTGCATGACCGTCACCGGCAAGACCGTGGGCGAGAACCTGAAGGAGCGCAACGCCCATATCCTGGATACGGACGTGATCCACACCATCGACAACGCCTATTCCAGGGAAGGCGGCATCGCCATCCTGCGCGGCTCGCTGGCCCCTGACGGCGCCGTGGTCAAGCAGTCCGCCGTGGCGCCCGAGATGATGCGCCGCGAAGTGACCGCCCGCGTGTTCGAAAGCGAGGAAGACGCCATGCGCGCCATCCTCGACGGCAAGATCAAGCCCGGCGACGGTGTGGTGGTGCGCTACGAAGGTCCCAAGGGCGGCCCCGGCATGCGCGAGATGCTGTCCCCCACCGCCGCCATCACCGGCATGGGCCTGGGCAAGGACGTGGCCCTGTTCACCGACGGCCGCTTCTCCGGCGGTACCAACGGTGCGGCCATCGGCCACATCTCGCCTGAAGCCGCCAACGGTGGCCCCATCGCCCTGGTGCGCGACGGCGACCGCATCCTGGTGGACATCCCCAACCGCAAGCTGGACCTGCTGGTGGACGAGGCCGAACTGGCCCGCCGTCGCGCCGGGCTGGTGCCGCCGCAGAAGGAATGCCCCTATCCCGTGCTGCGCCGTTACGCCAGCATGGTGAGCTCCGCCGACAGCGGCGCCATGTACAAGAAAGTCTAG